In Miniphocaeibacter halophilus, the following proteins share a genomic window:
- the rlmB gene encoding 23S rRNA (guanosine(2251)-2'-O)-methyltransferase RlmB, whose amino-acid sequence MAEYIFGRNAVLELLNSNKVEVLYVQKGNLKGSIEKIIGKAKDDKIVIKYVDKNKLDNISQGGTHQGVAAAVLEYKYFQVDDILNEAYEKKEDPFIIILDEIEDPHNLGAIIRTAEVAGAHGVIIPKRRSATVNSVVHKASAGATSYLKIAKVTNITETIKYLKAKNIFIYGADGEAKSFYNETNLTGPIGIVVGNEGKGITKLVKQNCDELIKIPMFGNINSLNASNAAAIILYEVVRQRNEEK is encoded by the coding sequence ATGGCAGAATATATTTTTGGTAGAAATGCTGTATTAGAATTATTAAATTCCAATAAAGTTGAAGTTTTATATGTACAAAAGGGAAATTTAAAAGGATCTATTGAAAAAATAATAGGCAAAGCTAAAGATGATAAAATTGTAATAAAATATGTCGATAAGAATAAATTAGATAATATTTCCCAAGGTGGAACTCATCAAGGAGTCGCAGCCGCTGTTCTTGAATACAAATATTTTCAAGTTGATGATATTTTAAATGAGGCATATGAAAAAAAAGAAGACCCTTTTATAATAATTTTAGATGAAATTGAAGATCCTCACAACCTAGGAGCCATTATTCGAACAGCAGAAGTTGCAGGAGCTCATGGGGTTATTATCCCTAAAAGAAGATCTGCCACAGTAAATTCCGTAGTTCATAAAGCTTCAGCTGGTGCTACAAGTTATTTAAAAATTGCTAAGGTAACAAATATAACCGAAACTATTAAATATTTAAAAGCTAAAAATATTTTTATTTATGGTGCAGATGGAGAAGCTAAAAGTTTTTATAATGAAACTAATTTAACAGGTCCAATTGGTATTGTAGTTGGAAACGAAGGAAAGGGCATTACTAAACTCGTTAAACAAAATTGTGATGAGTTAATAAAAATACCAATGTTTGGAAATATTAACTCTTTAAACGCTTCAAACGCTGCTGCTATCATACTTTATGAAGTAGTGAGACAGAGAAATGAAGAGAAATAA
- a CDS encoding aldo/keto reductase, whose translation MNYVNLNNNLKVPQIGIGTYKVENIQEITNLIEYAVKANYEMLDTASYYNNENLIGEVFKNNPELKKHFLVSSKVWPSDFDKDNTKRSIENSLNNLNLDKIDIMFIHWPSEGFLEAWKVFEDYYEQGVLKSIAVCNFQIKYMEKLLVHANIPPSINQVELHPYLVQEELSDYLKKSNIKIQAWAPLGRASKEMFNEKILVELAKKYNKSVAQIILRWHIDKGHIIIPKSTKESRINENINIFDFSLELEEIKLIDKLNRNHRFSQNPDDEEWLTKIRKGLK comes from the coding sequence ATGAATTATGTAAATTTAAATAACAACTTAAAGGTTCCACAAATAGGCATAGGCACCTATAAAGTTGAAAATATTCAAGAAATAACAAATCTTATAGAATATGCAGTAAAAGCAAATTATGAAATGCTAGACACAGCTTCCTATTATAATAACGAAAATTTAATAGGAGAAGTTTTTAAAAATAATCCTGAATTAAAAAAACATTTTTTAGTCTCCTCAAAAGTATGGCCTAGCGATTTTGATAAAGATAATACTAAAAGGTCCATTGAAAATTCTTTAAATAATTTAAATTTAGACAAAATAGACATTATGTTTATCCATTGGCCAAGTGAAGGATTTTTAGAAGCATGGAAGGTATTTGAGGACTATTATGAACAAGGAGTTTTAAAATCTATTGCTGTATGTAATTTCCAAATAAAGTATATGGAAAAATTACTTGTCCATGCAAACATACCACCTTCTATTAACCAAGTAGAACTACATCCTTATTTAGTTCAAGAAGAACTATCGGATTATCTAAAAAAATCAAATATTAAAATTCAAGCATGGGCGCCTCTTGGCAGGGCAAGTAAGGAAATGTTCAACGAAAAAATATTAGTTGAGCTAGCTAAGAAATATAATAAATCAGTAGCACAAATAATATTAAGGTGGCATATAGACAAAGGTCATATTATTATTCCTAAGTCTACAAAGGAATCTAGAATAAATGAAAATATAAATATTTTTGATTTTTCTTTAGAATTAGAAGAAATAAAATTAATAGATAAGTTAAATAGAAATCATAGATTCTCGCAAAATCCTGATGATGAAGAGTGGCTTACTAAAATTAGAAAGGGTTTGAAGTAA
- a CDS encoding DsbA family oxidoreductase — MLIWIDFTCPFSYLGIKKLFSIIEENNYNLNLEIKSFLLNPDLKGKQDYIKSLSEKYNIPYSKAENMAYGATKMASEDNIKLDFKNLRMVSSTNAHKLIKHFENNEKYHSLIIKIFEKYFLEQKNISNINVLEDILAELNIDNSSVKEITENNKYLEEINKDMYQASTFKINSTPTILLRNGKKFIGSRTKEQYIDIIKQSLEMNS, encoded by the coding sequence ATGTTAATTTGGATAGATTTTACTTGTCCCTTTTCATATTTAGGAATAAAAAAATTGTTTTCTATAATTGAAGAAAATAACTACAATTTAAATTTAGAAATTAAATCATTTCTGCTTAATCCGGACTTAAAAGGAAAACAGGATTATATAAAAAGTCTTAGTGAAAAATATAATATTCCATATAGCAAAGCTGAAAACATGGCTTATGGAGCAACAAAAATGGCATCAGAGGATAATATAAAACTGGATTTCAAAAATCTAAGAATGGTAAGCTCAACTAATGCCCATAAATTAATTAAACATTTTGAAAATAATGAAAAATATCATAGTTTAATTATAAAAATATTTGAAAAATACTTTTTAGAGCAAAAAAACATCAGCAATATAAATGTTTTAGAGGATATTTTAGCTGAGTTAAATATTGACAATTCCTCTGTAAAAGAAATTACTGAAAATAACAAATATTTAGAAGAAATTAATAAGGATATGTACCAAGCTTCAACCTTCAAAATTAATAGTACCCCTACTATTCTTTTGCGAAATGGTAAAAAATTTATTGGCTCTAGAACAAAGGAGCAGTATATAGATATAATAAAACAATCATTGGAGATGAATTCATAA